A single region of the Ctenopharyngodon idella isolate HZGC_01 chromosome 21, HZGC01, whole genome shotgun sequence genome encodes:
- the LOC127504080 gene encoding E3 ubiquitin-protein ligase TRIM17-like isoform X22 has protein sequence MASQSFAEEDLSCPVCCDIYINPVLLPCSHSVCSACIQKVWENKTSKECPVCRSLSSNDRPPLNLALRNLCESFQQDRSQRSSSEDEMVCSFHKEKLLLFCLDDQQPVCLVCRDSRKHSNHRFCPVDEAAMDNKDILNTSLEHLREELRISVNHEQNLCKTAEDIKFQAQQTEMQIKEEFEELHQFLRNEEETRITALREEEEQKSKKIKQKMEETTKQISSLRSIIRDIEEQMKAEDVSFLQNFKATLQRAQYSLPDPDLSPSETITFPNHLTNLKFNVLQKMQGNIDKSSDFSINHSHVLFDDSVKYNEYKHFQSSRGNSPNMFGGQRSKETKTVPNLFWGARPVNDSRQVKENETKTVTNLFWGARPVNDSQQVKENETKTVPNLFWGARPVNDSRQVKENETKTVTDFLGGTRPANDSRQVKENETKTVTDFLGGARPVNDSQQVKENQTKTVTDFFGGARPVNDSQQVKENQTKTVTDFFGGARPVNDSQQVKENETRTVTNFWGERPVNYSQ, from the exons ATGGCGTCACAATCTTTTGCTGAGGAGGATTTATCTTGTCCGGTGTGCTGTGATATTTATATAAATCCTGTTCTTCTGCCATGTAGCCACAGTGTTTGTTCAGCCTGCATTCAGAAGGTTTGggaaaataaaacatcaaaagaaTGTCCGGTTTGCCGAAGCTTATCTTCAAATGATCGTCCTCCGTTAAATCTGGCTTTGAGGAACCTGTGTGAGAGTTTTCAACAGGACAGAAGTCAGAGATCTTCATCTGAAGATGAAATGGTCTGCAGCTTTCACAAAGAGAAGCTCCTGCTcttctgtctggatgatcaacAGCCCGTATGTTTGGTGTGTCGAGACTCCAGAAAACACTCCAACCACAGATTCTGTCCTGTAGATGAAGCTGCGATGGACAATAAG GATATACTCAATACTTCACTGGAACATTTACGGGAGGAACTGAGAATATCTGTGAATCATGAACAGAATCTGTGTAAAACTGCTGAAGATATTAAG TTTCAAGCTCAACAAACAGAGATGCAGATTAAAGAGGAGTTTGAGGAACTTCACCAGTTTCTACGCAATGAAGAAGAGACCAGAATAACAGCACTGAGAGAGGAAGAAGAGCAGAAGAGTAAGAAGATAAAGCAGAAGATGGAGGAGACAACCAAACAGATTTCATCTCTCAGAAGCATAATCAGAGACATAGAGGAGCAGATGAAGGCTGAAGATGTTTCATTCCTGCAG AACTTTAAGGCCACATTGCaaag AGCCCAGTATAGCCTTCCGGATCCAGATCTCAGTCCAAGTGAGACGATTACTTTCCCTAATCACCTGACCAACCTAAAGTTCAATGTCTTACAGAAGATGCAGGGCAATATTGATAAAT cttcagACTTCAGCATCAATCATTCTCATGTCCTATTTGATGATTCAGTGAAATATAATGAATACAAGCATTTTCAGAGTAGTAGAGGGAACAGTCCAAATATGTTTGGAGGCCAACGGTCCAAGGAAACAAAAACAGTACCTAATTTATTTTGGGGGGCAAGGCCCGTAAATGATTCACGGCaagtgaaagaaaatgaaacaaaaacagtaactaATTTATTTTGGGGGGCAAGGCCCGTAAATGATTCACAGCaagtgaaagaaaatgaaacaaaaacagtacCTAATTTATTTTGGGGGGCAAGGCCCGTAAATGATTCACGGCaagtgaaagaaaatgaaacaaaaacagtaactgattttttgggggggacaAGGCCCGCAAATGATTCACGGCaagtgaaagaaaatgaaacaaaaacagtaactgattttttggggggggcaAG GCCCGTAAATGATTCACAGCAAGtgaaagaaaatcaaacaaaaacagtaactgatttttttgggggggcaaGGCCCGTAAATGATTCACAGCAAGtgaaagaaaatcaaacaaaaacagtaactgatttttttgggggggcaaG
- the LOC127504080 gene encoding uncharacterized protein LOC127504080 isoform X1 translates to MASQSFAEEDLSCPVCCDIYINPVLLPCSHSVCSACIQKVWENKTSKECPVCRSLSSNDRPPLNLALRNLCESFQQDRSQRSSSEDEMVCSFHKEKLLLFCLDDQQPVCLVCRDSRKHSNHRFCPVDEAAMDNKDILNTSLEHLREELRISVNHEQNLCKTAEDIKFQAQQTEMQIKEEFEELHQFLRNEEETRITALREEEEQKSKKIKQKMEETTKQISSLRSIIRDIEEQMKAEDVSFLQNFKATLQRAQYSLPDPDLSPSETITFPNHLTNLKFNVLQKMQGNIDKSSDFSINHSHVLFDDSVKYNEYKHFQSSRGNSPNMFGGQRSKETKTVPNLFWGARPVNDSRQVKENETKTVTNLFWGARPVNDSQQVKENETKTVPNLFWGARPVNDSRQVKENETKTVTDFLGGTRPANDSRQVKENETKTVTDFLGGARPVNDSQQVKENQTKTVTDFFGGARPVNDSQQVKENQTKTVTDFFGGARPVNDSQQVKENETKTVTNLFWGARPVNATDSNRQQVKENQTKTVTNLFWGARPVNDSQQVKGNQTKTVTNLFWGARPVNDSQQVKENKTKTVTDLFGGARPVNDSQHVKENQTKTVTDFFGGARPVNDSQQVKENQTKTVTDFFGGARPVNDSQQVKENQTKTVTDFFGGARPVNDSQQVKENETKTVTNLFWGARPVNATDSNRQQVKENQTKTVTNLFWGARPVNDSQQVKGNQTKTVTNLFWGARPVNDSQQVKENKTKTVTDLFGGARPANNSQQVKENQTKTVTNLFWGARPVNDSQQVKENQTKTVTDFFGGARPVNDSQQVKENQTKTVTDFFGGARPVNDSQQVKENETKTVTNLFWGARPANNSQQVKENQTKTVTNLFWGARPVNDSQQVKENETRTVTNFWGERPVNYSQ, encoded by the exons ATGGCGTCACAATCTTTTGCTGAGGAGGATTTATCTTGTCCGGTGTGCTGTGATATTTATATAAATCCTGTTCTTCTGCCATGTAGCCACAGTGTTTGTTCAGCCTGCATTCAGAAGGTTTGggaaaataaaacatcaaaagaaTGTCCGGTTTGCCGAAGCTTATCTTCAAATGATCGTCCTCCGTTAAATCTGGCTTTGAGGAACCTGTGTGAGAGTTTTCAACAGGACAGAAGTCAGAGATCTTCATCTGAAGATGAAATGGTCTGCAGCTTTCACAAAGAGAAGCTCCTGCTcttctgtctggatgatcaacAGCCCGTATGTTTGGTGTGTCGAGACTCCAGAAAACACTCCAACCACAGATTCTGTCCTGTAGATGAAGCTGCGATGGACAATAAG GATATACTCAATACTTCACTGGAACATTTACGGGAGGAACTGAGAATATCTGTGAATCATGAACAGAATCTGTGTAAAACTGCTGAAGATATTAAG TTTCAAGCTCAACAAACAGAGATGCAGATTAAAGAGGAGTTTGAGGAACTTCACCAGTTTCTACGCAATGAAGAAGAGACCAGAATAACAGCACTGAGAGAGGAAGAAGAGCAGAAGAGTAAGAAGATAAAGCAGAAGATGGAGGAGACAACCAAACAGATTTCATCTCTCAGAAGCATAATCAGAGACATAGAGGAGCAGATGAAGGCTGAAGATGTTTCATTCCTGCAG AACTTTAAGGCCACATTGCaaag AGCCCAGTATAGCCTTCCGGATCCAGATCTCAGTCCAAGTGAGACGATTACTTTCCCTAATCACCTGACCAACCTAAAGTTCAATGTCTTACAGAAGATGCAGGGCAATATTGATAAAT cttcagACTTCAGCATCAATCATTCTCATGTCCTATTTGATGATTCAGTGAAATATAATGAATACAAGCATTTTCAGAGTAGTAGAGGGAACAGTCCAAATATGTTTGGAGGCCAACGGTCCAAGGAAACAAAAACAGTACCTAATTTATTTTGGGGGGCAAGGCCCGTAAATGATTCACGGCaagtgaaagaaaatgaaacaaaaacagtaactaATTTATTTTGGGGGGCAAGGCCCGTAAATGATTCACAGCaagtgaaagaaaatgaaacaaaaacagtacCTAATTTATTTTGGGGGGCAAGGCCCGTAAATGATTCACGGCaagtgaaagaaaatgaaacaaaaacagtaactgattttttgggggggacaAGGCCCGCAAATGATTCACGGCaagtgaaagaaaatgaaacaaaaacagtaactgattttttggggggggcaAG GCCCGTAAATGATTCACAGCAAGtgaaagaaaatcaaacaaaaacagtaactgatttttttgggggggcaaGGCCCGTAAATGATTCACAGCAAGtgaaagaaaatcaaacaaaaacagtaactgatttttttgggggggcaaGGCCCGTAAATGATTCACAGCaagtgaaagaaaatgaaacaaaaacagtaactaATTTATTTTGGGGGGCAAGGCCCGTAAATGCAACCGACAGCAACCGACAGCAAGtgaaagaaaatcaaacaaaaacagtaactaATTTATTTTGGGGGGCAAGGCCCGTAAATGATTCACAGCAAGTGAAAGgaaatcaaacaaaaacagtaactaATTTATTTTGGGGGGCAAGGCCTGTAAATGATTCACAGCaagttaaagaaaataaaacaaaaacagtaactgATTTATTTGGGGGGGCAAGGCCCGTAAATGATTCACAGCACGtgaaagaaaatcaaacaaaaactgtaactgatttttttgggggggcaaGGCCCGTAAATGATTCACAGCAAGtgaaagaaaatcaaacaaaaacagtaactgatttttttgggggggcaaGGCCCGTAAATGATTCACAGCAAGtgaaagaaaatcaaacaaaaacagtaactgatttttttgggggggcaaGGCCCGTAAATGATTCACAGCaagtgaaagaaaatgaaacaaaaacagtaactaATTTATTTTGGGGGGCAAGGCCCGTAAATGCAACCGACAGCAACCGACAGCAAGtgaaagaaaatcaaacaaaaacagtaactaATTTATTTTGGGGGGCAAGGCCCGTAAATGATTCACAGCAAGTGAAAGgaaatcaaacaaaaacagtaactaATTTATTTTGGGGGGCAAGGCCTGTAAATGATTCACAGCaagttaaagaaaataaaacaaaaacagtaactgATTTATTTGGGGGGGCAAGGCCCGCAAATAATTCACAGCAAGTGAAAGAAAATCAAACGAAAACAGTAACTAATTTATTTTGGGGGGCAAGGCCCGTAAATGATTCACAGCAAGtgaaagaaaatcaaacaaaaactgtaactgatttttttgggggggcaaGGCCCGTAAATGATTCACAGCAAGtgaaagaaaatcaaacaaaaacagtaactgatttttttgggggggcaaGGCCCGTAAATGATTCACAGCaagtgaaagaaa
- the LOC127504080 gene encoding uncharacterized protein LOC127504080 isoform X15 gives MASQSFAEEDLSCPVCCDIYINPVLLPCSHSVCSACIQKVWENKTSKECPVCRSLSSNDRPPLNLALRNLCESFQQDRSQRSSSEDEMVCSFHKEKLLLFCLDDQQPVCLVCRDSRKHSNHRFCPVDEAAMDNKDILNTSLEHLREELRISVNHEQNLCKTAEDIKFQAQQTEMQIKEEFEELHQFLRNEEETRITALREEEEQKSKKIKQKMEETTKQISSLRSIIRDIEEQMKAEDVSFLQNFKATLQRAQYSLPDPDLSPSETITFPNHLTNLKFNVLQKMQGNIDKSSDFSINHSHVLFDDSVKYNEYKHFQSSRGNSPNMFGGQRSKETKTVPNLFWGARPVNDSRQVKENETKTVTNLFWGARPVNDSQQVKENETKTVPNLFWGARPVNDSRQVKENETKTVTDFLGGTRPANDSRQVKENETKTVTDFLGGARPVNDSQQVKENQTKTVTDFFGGARPVNDSQQVKENQTKTVTDFFGGARPVNDSQQVKENETKTVTNLFWGARPVNATDSNRQQVKENQTKTVTNLFWGARPVNDSQQVKGNQTKTVTNLFWGARPVNDSQQVKENKTKTVTDLFGGARPANNSQQVKENQTKTVTNLFWGARPVNDSQQVKENQTKTVTDFFGGARPVNDSQQVKENQTKTVTDFFGGARPVNDSQQVKENETKTVTNLFWGARPANNSQQVKENQTKTVTNLFWGARPVNDSQQVKENETRTVTNFWGERPVNYSQ, from the exons ATGGCGTCACAATCTTTTGCTGAGGAGGATTTATCTTGTCCGGTGTGCTGTGATATTTATATAAATCCTGTTCTTCTGCCATGTAGCCACAGTGTTTGTTCAGCCTGCATTCAGAAGGTTTGggaaaataaaacatcaaaagaaTGTCCGGTTTGCCGAAGCTTATCTTCAAATGATCGTCCTCCGTTAAATCTGGCTTTGAGGAACCTGTGTGAGAGTTTTCAACAGGACAGAAGTCAGAGATCTTCATCTGAAGATGAAATGGTCTGCAGCTTTCACAAAGAGAAGCTCCTGCTcttctgtctggatgatcaacAGCCCGTATGTTTGGTGTGTCGAGACTCCAGAAAACACTCCAACCACAGATTCTGTCCTGTAGATGAAGCTGCGATGGACAATAAG GATATACTCAATACTTCACTGGAACATTTACGGGAGGAACTGAGAATATCTGTGAATCATGAACAGAATCTGTGTAAAACTGCTGAAGATATTAAG TTTCAAGCTCAACAAACAGAGATGCAGATTAAAGAGGAGTTTGAGGAACTTCACCAGTTTCTACGCAATGAAGAAGAGACCAGAATAACAGCACTGAGAGAGGAAGAAGAGCAGAAGAGTAAGAAGATAAAGCAGAAGATGGAGGAGACAACCAAACAGATTTCATCTCTCAGAAGCATAATCAGAGACATAGAGGAGCAGATGAAGGCTGAAGATGTTTCATTCCTGCAG AACTTTAAGGCCACATTGCaaag AGCCCAGTATAGCCTTCCGGATCCAGATCTCAGTCCAAGTGAGACGATTACTTTCCCTAATCACCTGACCAACCTAAAGTTCAATGTCTTACAGAAGATGCAGGGCAATATTGATAAAT cttcagACTTCAGCATCAATCATTCTCATGTCCTATTTGATGATTCAGTGAAATATAATGAATACAAGCATTTTCAGAGTAGTAGAGGGAACAGTCCAAATATGTTTGGAGGCCAACGGTCCAAGGAAACAAAAACAGTACCTAATTTATTTTGGGGGGCAAGGCCCGTAAATGATTCACGGCaagtgaaagaaaatgaaacaaaaacagtaactaATTTATTTTGGGGGGCAAGGCCCGTAAATGATTCACAGCaagtgaaagaaaatgaaacaaaaacagtacCTAATTTATTTTGGGGGGCAAGGCCCGTAAATGATTCACGGCaagtgaaagaaaatgaaacaaaaacagtaactgattttttgggggggacaAGGCCCGCAAATGATTCACGGCaagtgaaagaaaatgaaacaaaaacagtaactgattttttggggggggcaAG GCCCGTAAATGATTCACAGCAAGtgaaagaaaatcaaacaaaaacagtaactgatttttttgggggggcaaGGCCCGTAAATGATTCACAGCAAGtgaaagaaaatcaaacaaaaacagtaactgatttttttgggggggcaaGGCCCGTAAATGATTCACAGCaagtgaaagaaaatgaaacaaaaacagtaactaATTTATTTTGGGGGGCAAGGCCCGTAAATGCAACCGACAGCAACCGACAGCAAGtgaaagaaaatcaaacaaaaacagtaactaATTTATTTTGGGGGGCAAGGCCCGTAAATGATTCACAGCAAGTGAAAGgaaatcaaacaaaaacagtaactaATTTATTTTGGGGGGCAAGGCCTGTAAATGATTCACAGCaagttaaagaaaataaaacaaaaacagtaactgATTTATTTGGGGGGGCAAGGCCCGCAAATAATTCACAGCAAGTGAAAGAAAATCAAACGAAAACAGTAACTAATTTATTTTGGGGGGCAAGGCCCGTAAATGATTCACAGCAAGtgaaagaaaatcaaacaaaaactgtaactgatttttttgggggggcaaGGCCCGTAAATGATTCACAGCAAGtgaaagaaaatcaaacaaaaacagtaactgatttttttgggggggcaaGGCCCGTAAATGATTCACAGCaagtgaaagaaa
- the LOC127504080 gene encoding uncharacterized protein LOC127504080 isoform X9 has translation MASQSFAEEDLSCPVCCDIYINPVLLPCSHSVCSACIQKVWENKTSKECPVCRSLSSNDRPPLNLALRNLCESFQQDRSQRSSSEDEMVCSFHKEKLLLFCLDDQQPVCLVCRDSRKHSNHRFCPVDEAAMDNKDILNTSLEHLREELRISVNHEQNLCKTAEDIKFQAQQTEMQIKEEFEELHQFLRNEEETRITALREEEEQKSKKIKQKMEETTKQISSLRSIIRDIEEQMKAEDVSFLQNFKATLQRAQYSLPDPDLSPSETITFPNHLTNLKFNVLQKMQGNIDKSSDFSINHSHVLFDDSVKYNEYKHFQSSRGNSPNMFGGQRSKETKTVPNLFWGARPVNDSRQVKENETKTVTNLFWGARPVNDSQQVKENETKTVPNLFWGARPVNDSRQVKENETKTVTDFLGGTRPANDSRQVKENETKTVTDFLGGARPVNDSQQVKENQTKTVTDFFGGARPVNDSQQVKENQTKTVTDFFGGARPVNDSQQVKENETKTVTNLFWGARPVNATDSNRQQVKENQTKTVTNLFWGARPVNDSQQVKGNQTKTVTNLFWGARPVNDSQQVKENKTKTVTDLFGGARPVNDSQHVKENQTKTVTDFFGGARPVNDSQQVKENQTKTVTDFFGGARPVNDSQQVKENQTKTVTDFFGGARPVNDSQQVKENETKTVTNLFWGARPVNATDSNRQQVKENQTKTVTNLFWGARPVNDSQQVKGNQTKTVTNLFWGARPVNDSQQVKENKTKTVTDLFGGARPANNSQQVKENQTKTVTNLFWGARPVNDSQQVKENQTKTVTDFFGGARPVNDSQQVKENQTKTVTDFFGGARPVNDSQQVKENETRTVTNFWGERPVNYSQ, from the exons ATGGCGTCACAATCTTTTGCTGAGGAGGATTTATCTTGTCCGGTGTGCTGTGATATTTATATAAATCCTGTTCTTCTGCCATGTAGCCACAGTGTTTGTTCAGCCTGCATTCAGAAGGTTTGggaaaataaaacatcaaaagaaTGTCCGGTTTGCCGAAGCTTATCTTCAAATGATCGTCCTCCGTTAAATCTGGCTTTGAGGAACCTGTGTGAGAGTTTTCAACAGGACAGAAGTCAGAGATCTTCATCTGAAGATGAAATGGTCTGCAGCTTTCACAAAGAGAAGCTCCTGCTcttctgtctggatgatcaacAGCCCGTATGTTTGGTGTGTCGAGACTCCAGAAAACACTCCAACCACAGATTCTGTCCTGTAGATGAAGCTGCGATGGACAATAAG GATATACTCAATACTTCACTGGAACATTTACGGGAGGAACTGAGAATATCTGTGAATCATGAACAGAATCTGTGTAAAACTGCTGAAGATATTAAG TTTCAAGCTCAACAAACAGAGATGCAGATTAAAGAGGAGTTTGAGGAACTTCACCAGTTTCTACGCAATGAAGAAGAGACCAGAATAACAGCACTGAGAGAGGAAGAAGAGCAGAAGAGTAAGAAGATAAAGCAGAAGATGGAGGAGACAACCAAACAGATTTCATCTCTCAGAAGCATAATCAGAGACATAGAGGAGCAGATGAAGGCTGAAGATGTTTCATTCCTGCAG AACTTTAAGGCCACATTGCaaag AGCCCAGTATAGCCTTCCGGATCCAGATCTCAGTCCAAGTGAGACGATTACTTTCCCTAATCACCTGACCAACCTAAAGTTCAATGTCTTACAGAAGATGCAGGGCAATATTGATAAAT cttcagACTTCAGCATCAATCATTCTCATGTCCTATTTGATGATTCAGTGAAATATAATGAATACAAGCATTTTCAGAGTAGTAGAGGGAACAGTCCAAATATGTTTGGAGGCCAACGGTCCAAGGAAACAAAAACAGTACCTAATTTATTTTGGGGGGCAAGGCCCGTAAATGATTCACGGCaagtgaaagaaaatgaaacaaaaacagtaactaATTTATTTTGGGGGGCAAGGCCCGTAAATGATTCACAGCaagtgaaagaaaatgaaacaaaaacagtacCTAATTTATTTTGGGGGGCAAGGCCCGTAAATGATTCACGGCaagtgaaagaaaatgaaacaaaaacagtaactgattttttgggggggacaAGGCCCGCAAATGATTCACGGCaagtgaaagaaaatgaaacaaaaacagtaactgattttttggggggggcaAG GCCCGTAAATGATTCACAGCAAGtgaaagaaaatcaaacaaaaacagtaactgatttttttgggggggcaaGGCCCGTAAATGATTCACAGCAAGtgaaagaaaatcaaacaaaaacagtaactgatttttttgggggggcaaGGCCCGTAAATGATTCACAGCaagtgaaagaaaatgaaacaaaaacagtaactaATTTATTTTGGGGGGCAAGGCCCGTAAATGCAACCGACAGCAACCGACAGCAAGtgaaagaaaatcaaacaaaaacagtaactaATTTATTTTGGGGGGCAAGGCCCGTAAATGATTCACAGCAAGTGAAAGgaaatcaaacaaaaacagtaactaATTTATTTTGGGGGGCAAGGCCTGTAAATGATTCACAGCaagttaaagaaaataaaacaaaaacagtaactgATTTATTTGGGGGGGCAAGGCCCGTAAATGATTCACAGCACGtgaaagaaaatcaaacaaaaactgtaactgatttttttgggggggcaaGGCCCGTAAATGATTCACAGCAAGtgaaagaaaatcaaacaaaaacagtaactgatttttttgggggggcaaGGCCCGTAAATGATTCACAGCAAGtgaaagaaaatcaaacaaaaacagtaactgatttttttgggggggcaaGGCCCGTAAATGATTCACAGCaagtgaaagaaaatgaaacaaaaacagtaactaATTTATTTTGGGGGGCAAGGCCCGTAAATGCAACCGACAGCAACCGACAGCAAGtgaaagaaaatcaaacaaaaacagtaactaATTTATTTTGGGGGGCAAGGCCCGTAAATGATTCACAGCAAGTGAAAGgaaatcaaacaaaaacagtaactaATTTATTTTGGGGGGCAAGGCCTGTAAATGATTCACAGCaagttaaagaaaataaaacaaaaacagtaactgATTTATTTGGGGGGGCAAGGCCCGCAAATAATTCACAGCAAGTGAAAGAAAATCAAACGAAAACAGTAACTAATTTATTTTGGGGGGCAAGGCCCGTAAATGATTCACAGCAAGtgaaagaaaatcaaacaaaaactgtaactgatttttttgggggggcaaGGCCCGTAAATGATTCACAGCAAGtgaaagaaaatcaaacaaaaacagtaactgatttttttgggggggcaaG
- the LOC127504080 gene encoding E3 ubiquitin-protein ligase TRIM17-like isoform X35, whose translation MASQSFAEEDLSCPVCCDIYINPVLLPCSHSVCSACIQKVWENKTSKECPVCRSLSSNDRPPLNLALRNLCESFQQDRSQRSSSEDEMVCSFHKEKLLLFCLDDQQPVCLVCRDSRKHSNHRFCPVDEAAMDNKDILNTSLEHLREELRISVNHEQNLCKTAEDIKFQAQQTEMQIKEEFEELHQFLRNEEETRITALREEEEQKSKKIKQKMEETTKQISSLRSIIRDIEEQMKAEDVSFLQNFKATLQRAQYSLPDPDLSPSETITFPNHLTNLKFNVLQKMQGNIDKSSDFSINHSHVLFDDSVKYNEYKHFQSSRGNSPNMFGGQRSKETKTVPNLFWGARPVNDSRQVKENETKTVTNLFWGARPVNDSQQVKENETKTVPNLFWGARPVNDSRQVKENETKTVTDFLGGTRPANDSRQVKENETKTVTDFLGGARPVNDSQQVKENQTKTVTDFFGGARPVNDSQQVKENETRTVTNFWGERPVNYSQ comes from the exons ATGGCGTCACAATCTTTTGCTGAGGAGGATTTATCTTGTCCGGTGTGCTGTGATATTTATATAAATCCTGTTCTTCTGCCATGTAGCCACAGTGTTTGTTCAGCCTGCATTCAGAAGGTTTGggaaaataaaacatcaaaagaaTGTCCGGTTTGCCGAAGCTTATCTTCAAATGATCGTCCTCCGTTAAATCTGGCTTTGAGGAACCTGTGTGAGAGTTTTCAACAGGACAGAAGTCAGAGATCTTCATCTGAAGATGAAATGGTCTGCAGCTTTCACAAAGAGAAGCTCCTGCTcttctgtctggatgatcaacAGCCCGTATGTTTGGTGTGTCGAGACTCCAGAAAACACTCCAACCACAGATTCTGTCCTGTAGATGAAGCTGCGATGGACAATAAG GATATACTCAATACTTCACTGGAACATTTACGGGAGGAACTGAGAATATCTGTGAATCATGAACAGAATCTGTGTAAAACTGCTGAAGATATTAAG TTTCAAGCTCAACAAACAGAGATGCAGATTAAAGAGGAGTTTGAGGAACTTCACCAGTTTCTACGCAATGAAGAAGAGACCAGAATAACAGCACTGAGAGAGGAAGAAGAGCAGAAGAGTAAGAAGATAAAGCAGAAGATGGAGGAGACAACCAAACAGATTTCATCTCTCAGAAGCATAATCAGAGACATAGAGGAGCAGATGAAGGCTGAAGATGTTTCATTCCTGCAG AACTTTAAGGCCACATTGCaaag AGCCCAGTATAGCCTTCCGGATCCAGATCTCAGTCCAAGTGAGACGATTACTTTCCCTAATCACCTGACCAACCTAAAGTTCAATGTCTTACAGAAGATGCAGGGCAATATTGATAAAT cttcagACTTCAGCATCAATCATTCTCATGTCCTATTTGATGATTCAGTGAAATATAATGAATACAAGCATTTTCAGAGTAGTAGAGGGAACAGTCCAAATATGTTTGGAGGCCAACGGTCCAAGGAAACAAAAACAGTACCTAATTTATTTTGGGGGGCAAGGCCCGTAAATGATTCACGGCaagtgaaagaaaatgaaacaaaaacagtaactaATTTATTTTGGGGGGCAAGGCCCGTAAATGATTCACAGCaagtgaaagaaaatgaaacaaaaacagtacCTAATTTATTTTGGGGGGCAAGGCCCGTAAATGATTCACGGCaagtgaaagaaaatgaaacaaaaacagtaactgattttttgggggggacaAGGCCCGCAAATGATTCACGGCaagtgaaagaaaatgaaacaaaaacagtaactgattttttggggggggcaAG GCCCGTAAATGATTCACAGCAAGtgaaagaaaatcaaacaaaaacagtaactgatttttttgggggggcaaG